The Silene latifolia isolate original U9 population chromosome Y, ASM4854445v1, whole genome shotgun sequence sequence TCTCATCTTCTGTTTATCAGGCTTAATAGGAAAAAAACATTATGAATGCTGAAATTTTACTTAAGACTACTACGTAAACAAGCGTATTTGTATGCAATAATACCTACAAGTCCTTATTAATACAGACTAAGATTAAACAACTTGCAAGATTGTCTAGATGAACTGATTTGTACTATGCAAGCAGTTACTCATTCAGCACATGCGTCCATACttataatttgattaaacaaTGGGCAATAACCAACCAACAAAGTACATATCAATCACACCAAATCTGAAATCAACCAAAAAAAAGGCGCCAATATAACTAACTTATTCTTATACTCATAATTTAGTAACTATACTTACACCTTTGCACATATTTTCTGCAACTATGTCACCCTATCTCATCATAAGTTGAGCTTTGTGGGGCTTGCAATATTATTTTGCTATAAAAAAGAATTGTTTAATAACCCTACTACATGTACTACATTTTTCTGTATATAACAACATATGTGCATTTTCAATTACACATATTCACTAATATCAGATCTTTCTCTCAACTGCTCTGATATACTTCATTCTGCTTTTCTATAACAAGCAACCAGTTTTCAGAAGATGCTTTCTTGCTCATTCACTACGCTTTATCAGTGACAATTCTGTTAGTAGTTACATGAAAAGTAGATTGAACCTTACTTTTTATTCTGACATTTGTACTTACAGTTAAATTTGCATGCAATTATTTCTTGCAAATTAATTTAACATGCTTTGTCTTACAATCAAATAGTTATATGTTAAGGTATATAATCTCAGTTTTTTTGTTTCTATGGAATGGAGTATAATTTAAATTAAATAGCTCAGAATTATTGTGGCATTTAATCACTGATTGTTTAGTGGTTCTTAAAAGAGGTCTCAGTATGCAATAATTTGAAGGGCTCTTGCTAAATTGGATATTGGGTATATTAATATGTTTGTTGTCATAGTTGTTCTATTTTTTTGCTCTCTTTTGGTTCATCAATTGTCACGTCTTCTTTCGATATTGGTAGATTTTAATAGCTAATTCAAAGATTTACTTCTTAGTGCTTTAAAACATTAAGGTCAATCTTGAGTCTAAGCTCAGGACAACCTTAGATAGTTGAATTATGTAGTATAGGCTAAAATAGCTTGTTCAATTTGTAATTGTAGACTACTGAAGTCTAGAGTTATCTGAACAAGTTAATGTTGAAAAACCATTTTTCAGAGTTCTGTATATTAAGACCACAGTAATTCTGCAAATTCCTAATGGTTGGAGTTACAGTGCTGATCTGTTGTGCTATTTGTGTAATGCACACACAGTGCCACTGTAAGCCTGTATTTCCTGAGCATTCATGGAATCCTATTTAATGCACTGACCCTACCAGCTAATGCTGATCATTGTTTGCCCTTCTATATAGGAAACATTGCTTGGAGACGATGGCTACATCAGCCATACAGATCGCAATTCTTTTTCAGCCTTTGCTAACACGAATCACTGACTAATTCCAATTCCTAAACCCTACATATACTGTACTGGGCTTAGAACAAAACACCGTCTCTGTAACTGTCACGCCTGATTATGTGGCTGATGAACTTATTTACATAGGAGGCCCTTCAGCTACTCTAGAAGAGTCATATGAAAAAGCTGTAAGAACAGCTATCTCTGATCTTATAGATAAGTTTGACATCTATATTGCAGACTTTACGGCTGCTAAAAAACAAGAGTATAATAGATGTGCCAATTTGTGGCGCTTAAAACATGTAGAAATAGACCGCTTAGGAAAGGGCCTACCTAAAATATGTTTAGATGAGGAGTTTGAATTCCATGAGATATCTCATTTACATTCTATGACCATTGACATGGTGTCTGTTCTTATGGTAATCATCAGTAAGCTTCCTATTCACAGCCCCTCTTTATATACCATAGAACATAATCCTTCAGCTTTCACTACATGGACAACTATAGATCATTATGGTGAAAGTCACCCACATGCCTCTTTCTTTAGCGATGTTGCTGCAACAGCACTCGCATCACAACAAGAAGTTGCTCACAAGGTCATAGAGTACTTAATACCTATTTACAATATCGACATTATTGATGCAAACTATGCTCCTGATAAAGTTAAGTTTGCTGCAATGGTATGCAATTATGTCAAGAAAAGATTCCATACTTTAGAAAAAAAACTTTGTGAGGTGCAGCAGGGTCTTCTTAATAGTGCTGTGCAGATTGAAAATGATTGTACTACTCCTAAAGATGAGTTGCACACAATCCATGACCTGAAATCTCCGCCTCCACCTCCTCAGAAACGAAAGATAAGCGTAACTTCATCCATCACTGTTGCTGAGCTACAAAACAAGAATAAGAAAGCTTTTATAATTCCTGCAGATTCTATTGACAGGCTCTTTAGAAAATCCTAAGTTCGTGTGATAACAGCATGGTTCTCCACTTATGCTCTTTTGCTTACTTGTAACCACACTTCTAAACTGATGGTGTTGCTTGTAATTTTCTTATCAAAAAACTGGGCGTAGTTGCTTTTGCTTTTTATAAGCCATGTATTATATGCGTAGTTgcttttgcattttattttgtgAGAACTGGGCAGTAACACTGAGTTACTATAATAATGTTCATGTTAACTATGTTTATCTTCAGTAGCGCTACTTGTTCTATAGCTAGCTTGTATTTTATAAAGCAAGGTGTATTGTAAGTTCTTTAGCAGACATTAGAAGATGTCATTATGTTTTCAATTCTGTGAGTCAAAATATATGTCTCAGATCTTTGTAATCCTCGCCTACTTACGACTATCTTAAGTAATTTGTAATGCGAGTTGAATATTTATCAAGTATTTCCTAAGATTTGTCATTACCGAATTAGTTTTACAAGTTGCAGGTTTGTTCTAAATTAGCCTGTAAAACTACGCCTTCAGAATTGCCGTAGCTATACTACAATTATAGATTAAATACGCTCATTAATAATTTACAACTTTTGATTATTTTGGGTACTACGGTGCTCTGACAATAGTTTGTTCCTCTGAATCAAAGTGACATGCTTTCAGCGGAAATTGTTCAGCGTAAGATTGGTTCTATCTACACCTAATTATTAAGTTATTGGTCATTTACGCTCACAGCATATTAGATGCTTCTTTCTCTGTGCGTATTCTTACCTTGTATATTACAAGAGCAGTCTCCATTGATGTACTACTTATTAAGCAATAAAACTAACCATTTAGCATGCAGAAAATTGCAGACGACAAAGGGCTTGCACTTTTACATATGCTCTGTATATTAATTAGATGGGTAAGTGAACAAGTCAACTTACACTTTTCAGAATTAGTTTGATAATGATGTTTATAGCTTATTTACTTTGAGTTTATATGATGTTTCATGCTTATTTGCAGATGATGACTTTCCATACTACCCAAGTACATCTACAACTAAAGGACAAAGAGAAAATGTAGGACACAAGGCCGTCTCTTTTGTTGTTCCAAAGTAATGCTCTAACTACACATTAGTTTGTATTATAAGATTATATCATTAAGACATGAATTAAAGCTTTATCTCTAAACATTAGGCGCCGTCAAAGCAGAAGTGGTCCAGGAGATCCAAACAAAATACGCAGACAGCCTATAACACCAAAAAACAAAGAAGGTATATTTTTCATCGGTTGTAGTTTAATTATTGTCCTATATGCATATATAAGTATTTAGCTTTTTACTTCATGTTACAACTTTGCAAAGTGCATTTGCCTCATCGCTATGATTGGGCAACCGCTTCCGGGAAACCTCTCCAACTACCGTTGCCCGAGTCATGTACAAAGTGTCTAGCAAAGAGAATTGCTTCGAGTCCCGTACATTTTGTTGCGGAGATGGAACAATAGTGCTACCATCCAACAGCTATCCTGTAGCATTGTCCAGATTATACACGTCTCCGGACTCCACCGTCTACTCATTTCAGAAATATGCACGCCTCTACAATAACTTATTTGCTTTTAGCTCAATTGGAGGTAAAACTTACGCAGATACACAACAAGGAATCTATGTGTTTAAGCTACATGGTCAGATCTACCACAACGTTCCAGATCTTGTGCCAACAGACGGAAATCCAAAGTATTTGCAATTATACTTTTATGATGGTCAACATGAAGTCGCTAATCGCTCCGGGTGCTTTTCGGACTTAGATCGAATGTGATTGACATGCGATGAATATAACACAATCAAACCCATATGCACGTTTCTTCCGATAATTAAAGAATATTACCAGAATCGACAATACACAGATACGTATTGAGAAAAATCCTACAAGAGACCAACGTGTAAGCAATGTACCTACGCCCGATGAAGTTCATTGTCATCCGGGCTAATGATACGACATTAGGTGAAACCAAAGTGGACCCCATATCTTAGTAATCGGGCGATCGCAAGCTTCTCATAGAATTATGCACTACTATGGTTGTTATGACCCGCTTCAGTACCCTCTTCTTTTCCCATGTGGAGAGTGTGGTTGGCACCAAGGTTTGAAAAAGCGTATTATCCAAGCAGATACAGTATCAACAAGTCATAGTAGTATGACCCTTTCTCCTATTACAAATACAGCGTCATCCAGCCAAGGTGAAATGCCCCTACCTTCCACATTTGAAAACGCTGAAGGATTACTAAATGCAGAAGAACAAAGTAAGCATTGATTTTTCGCCCATTAAGTCATGGCCTCACCCCTATGCACGACCACCTAACTCAATCATAAATCCTTCTTGCAGGAAGTTCACAGAGACCAGGCTCACAAGAACGCAATGTGTCTTGCCGAGAGTACTACTGCTACAAGTTGCAGAATAGGCCAGGGAACATGCTGTTACGAGCTGGGAGATGTTTACAGCAATATGTGGTTGATATGTACGTGAAATTAGAAAACACTCGCTTGACTATTTCCGAAACAACCAAGATACTATAAGGTCTGAATTGTATCAGGGTTTACTTGACACAATAGATACAGGTGAGCAGTGCGCAGCTAACGTTGGTAGACGAGTTATCCTTCCAGCAACTTATATTGGAGGACCTAGGGATATGAAAAGGAGGTATCTTAATGCAATGGCTCTTGTACAGCGCTATGGGAAACCAAATTTTTTTATGACTGTTACTTGTAATGCAGGCTGGCCTGAAATAAAAAGAGAGCTGGCTCCTGGAGAAGAAGCTCAGAATCGTCCAGATATAATAGCTAGAGTGTTTCGTGCAAAGTTGCTAGCATTGAAGAAAAGGCTGGTTGAAGATAAGATCTTTGGAGAAGTTGCTGCATTTGTGTATGTAGTTGAATTTCAAAAAAGGGGCCTTCCACATGTACATATTCTGCTAATAATGAAGCCTGGCAGTAAGATGAACTGTACTAGCGACTTTGACAAGTTTGTTAGTCGAGATCCCCTTGATGACTAATGTAG is a genomic window containing:
- the LOC141629686 gene encoding uncharacterized protein LOC141629686, translating into MHYYGCYDPLQYPLLFPCGECGWHQGLKKRIIQADTVSTSHSSMTLSPITNTASSSQGEMPLPSTFENAEGLLNAEEQRSSQRPGSQERNVSCREYYCYKLQNRPGNMLLRAGRCLQQYVGLLDTIDTGEQCAANVGRRVILPATYIGGPRDMKRRYLNAMALVQRYGKPNFFMTVTCNAGWPEIKRELAPGEEAQNRPDIIARVFRAKLLALKKRLVEDKIFGEVAAFVYVVEFQKRGLPHVHILLIMKPGSKMNCTSDFDKFVSRDPLDD